Sequence from the Lysobacter capsici genome:
ACCATCGGCCGCCGCAAGCTGGAAGAAGAGTGGAACCGCTTCCTGCGCGAGAAGCGCGGCGAAGCCTACGTGGACTTCCGCATCGGCAAGGGTTCGGAGGGCAACCAGCCCGGCACCGAGACCACCCTGCCGACCGCCAAGCCCGCCGGCAGCTGACGTGACCCCGCCCCGGCTCGCGCTGGTGCCGGGCGAGCCGGCCGGCGTCGGGCCGGAGCTGTGCGTGCGGCTGCTGCAACGGCCGCGCGATTACGATCTGGTCGGCTTCGCCGATCCGCGCAGCCTGCGCGCCGCCGCCGACGCGCTCGGCCTGCCCCTGACCCTGCTGCCGCCCGATCGCCCCTCGCGGGCGCCCGGCGAACTGGCCCTGGTCGAGATACCCAACCCGGTCCACCCGGCCTTCGGCACGCCCGAGCCGGGCAACGCCGCGGCGGTGATCCAGGCCCTGCTCGACAGCGCCCAGGGCTGCCTGGACGGCCGGTTCGACGGCGTGGTCACCGGTCCCGTGCACAAGGCCGTGATCAACGCCGGCGGCATCGCCTACACCGGCACCACCGAACTGCTGGCAAACCAGGCCGGACGCGAGGTGGTGATGATGCTGGCCAACGACATCGTCCGGGTCGCGCTGGCCACCACCCACCTGCCGCTGCGCGCGGTCGCCGATGCGATCGAGCCCGCCGCCCTGACCCGCACCCTGCGCACCGTCCACGCCGCCCTGCGCCACGACTTCGGCATCGCCCGGCCGCGCATCGCCGTGCTCGGCCTGAACCCGCATGCCGGGGAGGCCGGGCACCTGGGCATGGAAGAGATCGAGGTGATCGAACCGGTCATGGCCGCGCTGCGCAACGAAGGTTTCGACCTGATCGGCCCGCTGCCGGCCGACACCGCGTTCCTGCC
This genomic interval carries:
- the pdxA gene encoding 4-hydroxythreonine-4-phosphate dehydrogenase PdxA, producing MTPPRLALVPGEPAGVGPELCVRLLQRPRDYDLVGFADPRSLRAAADALGLPLTLLPPDRPSRAPGELALVEIPNPVHPAFGTPEPGNAAAVIQALLDSAQGCLDGRFDGVVTGPVHKAVINAGGIAYTGTTELLANQAGREVVMMLANDIVRVALATTHLPLRAVADAIEPAALTRTLRTVHAALRHDFGIARPRIAVLGLNPHAGEAGHLGMEEIEVIEPVMAALRNEGFDLIGPLPADTAFLPAKLQGFDAVLAMYHDQGLPVLKYSGFERAVNLTLGLPYPRVAVDHGTALDLAGRGLADPSSLIGAADTCARIARTRRNLPGGTP